The genomic window ATTTATTATAATATAGTACAAGGTAACAATATAAAGATAACTGTATCACCAAAAGGGTTTGGTTCTGAGAATATGAGTCAAATTAAAATGTTAAAGCCATCAGATGGATTAGATGGAGTAAAAGAATTTATATTGAGAGTAGTAAAAGAAGCAGGAGCAAATTCATGTCCTCCAATGGTTATAGGTGTTGGAATTGGAGGGACATTTGATAAAGCGGCGTATTTAGCTAAAAAAGCATTATTAAGACCTATATGTATAAGAAATAAAGATAAATTTTATAAAGAACTAGAAGAGGAATTAGTTTATAAAATAAATAAATTAGGAATAGGTCCACAAGGATTTGGAGGTAAGACTACAGCATTAGGATTAAATATAGAAACTTTTCCTACTCATATAGCTGGGTTGCCTGTGGCTGTTAATATAAATTGTCATGCTACAAGACATAAGGAAATTATATTATAGGATATTGGGGGTATAAATATGGTTAAAAAGATACAAACACCGTTAACTAAGGAAAAGGTTAAAAGTTTAAAAAGTGGAGATATAGTATTATTGTCAGGAATAATATATTCAGCAAGGGATGCAGCTCACAAGAGATTTTTGGAATTATTAGAAGAAAATGAGGAGTTACCTTTAGATGTAAAGAATCAAATTATATACTATGTTGGACCAAGTCCCGCAAAACCAGGAGAAGTTATTGGGTCAGCTGGACCAACTACTAGTTATAGAATGGATGCATACACTCCTAAACTTTTAGACTTAGGTTTAATAGGAATGATTGGTAAAGGTGAAAGGGGACAAGATGTTATAGATAGCATAATGAAAAATAAATCTATTTATTTTGGAGCAATAGGTGGTGCAGCTGCACTTATTTCACAAAGTATAGTTTCATCTGAAGTAGTAGCTTATGAAGATTTAGGAGCGGAAGCAATAAGAAGATTACAAGTTAAAGACATGCCATTAATAGTGATTATAGATTCACAAGGAAATAATTTATATAGACATGGACAAGATGAATATTTAAACCATAATAAATAGAAAATCTATAAATATAATTATTTTATAAACTGTAATATATAGATAAATTAAATGAAATATGAAAAAATAAAAATCAACTAATAATATTAAATGTTATTAGTTGATTTTTATTTAGATAATTTAAAAAATAATTAAAACAATAGTTTTGAGATAGTACCTTTTTATTATATTCCATGAAATCCCTTACCATTAACTTCAGAAACGTCAAGTATACTTATAAATGCTTTAGGATCTATTTTTAATATTTTATTTTTTAGGCTAATCATTTGAGATGAAGTAACGGCTATATATAACATTTTTTTGAATTCATGAGTGTATTCACCCTGAGCAAGTAAAGATGTAGCACCTCTATGCAAATCTTTAATAACATAATTTACAATATCTTGCTCTTTATCAGATAAAACAAGTAGCAATTTTTTGCTGTTAAAACCGCTTATAACTTTATCAACAACTATACCTTGTATAAAAATTGATATTAAAGTATAGAGTGCTTTAGGTAGTCCAAAAATAATAGCTCCAATAATAACAATTATAAAATTTATAGAAAAACTTAACTTACCTATTTCTAAGTTAGAATATTTTTTTCTAAGAACCATTGCTAGTATATCAGTTCCACCAGTCGACCCATTTCTTAAAAAAACTAGACCATAGCCCAATCCACACATAACACCACCATAAATACAGTATAGAAGTATATCATCTACTCTAACTAATTGAGAAAGTGGTTTAGTTATAATAAGTGATAGGGATAAAGAAACCATTCCTATAGCAGAATAAATAGTAAACCTTCTACTTAGCATTTTATAGCTTAAAAAGAATAAGGGTATATTTATAATAAATACTGTTACTCCAGAAGGTACTCCAGCAGCATATTCTAAAATAAGTGCAACACCTGTAGCTCCACCACTTAATAATCTAGCATTTACTAAAAATAAGTTAACGCCTAAAGAAGCTATAAGACAGCCTACCACCATGAGGAAGAAGTCTAACAAAACAGTTTTATTCTCTTTTAATTTTGATAACATAACGAACTCCTTAATTTGTTCTTTACAATAAATAATTAATAATACTCTATGTAAGTACACTCCAAATTATATATTAAAATATAGAATATGTTAATATATAAATGAACTTAATAAAAAAGTAATTTTTAATATTAGAAAATTAAATTGTTATAAGTTATGATAATTATAGTAGATTAATGACGAGGTGATAATGTGTTTAACGTTTTAGTTGTAGATGATGAAAAAGAAATAAGAGATGCAATTGATATATATTTAAGAGGGGAAGGAATGAAAGTATATAAAGCTAAGGATGGAATAGAAGCTTTAGAAATATTAGATACTGAAAAAATACACTTAATAGTTTTAGATATTATGATGCCGAGATTAGATGGAATAAAGACGTGTTTAAAGATTAGAGAAAGTAAAAATCTCCCAATAATAATGCTTTCAGCTAAAGGAGAAGATAGCGATAAGATTCTAGGCTTGAATGTGGGAGCTGATGATTATGTAGCAAAGCCATTTAATCATTTAGAACTTGTAGCAAGAGTAAAATCACAATTAAGAAGATATCAAAAACCTTTAGATATGGATGAACAAAGTGAAGATATTATAGAAGTTAAAGATTTAGTAATTAATAGTAAAGAAAAAACAATAACTTTAAGAGGGGAAGATATAAAGGTTACAGCTACAGAATTTAAAATACTTTACTTATTAGCATCTAATTTAGGAAAAGTTTTTTCAATTAAAGAGATATATGAAAAAGTATGGGAAGAACCATTTTATAGAAGTGAAAATACAGTAACGGTTCATATAAGAAGAATAAGAGAAAAAATAGAAATTAATACTAAAGAACCGGAATATATAAAGGTAGTTTGGGGAGTTGGATACAAAATTGAAAGAGAAAATTAAAAATTATTTAAGAGGCGTATGGGGAGCTGAAATAGTTATAGTAATTATTCTTATAATTACTTTAGTTAGTAGTTATAACAAAACATTTTCAGGAAAGCTAGCTAGTATGGGAGCAGGTACTTTTGACGCATTATTTCATCCTGAGAACTATATAAGAGCAAGGATATTTTATGATAGTCAAAATATTTCAGAACATATTTATGATTTAACAAATAACTTACAAAATATGACGCCTATAGTAGAAGAAAATAACTTTAAAAATCAAAATTATTTATATAGTGATAAGATTAACTATATAATTTTAGACAATAGTACAGGAAGATTTACTACTAACGATTCAAAATTTAATTCTTATGTAGAAAAGAATAAGGGGAGTAAGTTTATATCCGAAGATACTATAAAAGACTTTATTAATGAAAATAAATTGGCTTCAATAACAATAGATAATAAGAATAAGTTTAATTATTATGTAAATAACACTAAAGAAAGTATATTAAAAAAAGATTTGGGGAAATATACGGAAATATATTATCAAGAACCCTTAGCGTATAGTTATATAATAAAAACAGAAAGTGTTACAGCACAAGTAATGATTTTAGCAATTATTCTAACAGTTTTATTGGCTATAAAGGTATTGATAAACCTAACATTTAATAGACAAAATATTCATTTAGAAATAAAAGCAATTAGCAAATTAATTTATGTTTTAAAATATGGGTTTAAATACAAGGCAACAAGAAATAAGATTTTAATATCTTTATTTGGAGCAGCAGGAGTTATAGTGGCGTATTTATATTTAGTTGCAGGAATAAGAAGCCAAAATGTATTAGTAACATTTTTAACAACATACCCTTTTAAAGGTACATTAATAATAGTATTAATTCCTTTATTATGTGTACTTTATTCTCTAAAGAAGAGTTTAGATATATCAATAATAAATGATGGATTAAAAAAGTTAAATGCTGGGGATTTTGAATATAATTTAAAAAATTATGGAGAAAGAGAAGTTAAAGAGCTTGTAGAAAATATAAATCAAATTAAAGATGGATATAAAATAGCTGTTGTAGAAAAGGTTAAAAATGAAAAGTTAAAGACAGAGTTAATATCAAATGTATCCCATGATTTAAAAACTCCTCTAACATCTATAATTAATTATGTAAATATTTTAAAAGATCCTAATATAACAGAAGATGAGAGAAGAGATTACTTGTTAATATTAGAAAAAAAATCTATGAAATTAAAACTTTTAATAGAAGATTTATTTGAGGTTTCAAAGCTTAATAGTGGAAGAATGACTATAAATAGACATGTAATAGATATAGTATCATTAGTTTATCAAGGAGTCGGAGAATATTCAAATTTATATGAAGATAAAAATATAAATTTTAAAGTTAATTCTAATAAAGAAGAAATCTTTGTGAATTTAGATGGTAAGCTTATGTCTAGATTATTTGAGAATATAATAATAAATTCATTGAAATATTCTTTAGAAAATACAAGAGTATATATAGATATACTAGAAAATGATGATGATGTTGAAATATCATTTAAAAATGTATCAAATTACGAAATGGATTTTAGTACTGAAGAAATTTTTGAAAGGTTTGTAAGAGCTGACAAATCAAGAACTTCATTAGTAGAAGGTTCAGGAATAGGTTTAGCTATAGCTAAAAGTATTGTGGAATTGCATGGAGGAAGTATTAACATTGAGGTAGAAGGAGATATGTTTAAATTATATATTGTAATACCAAAGAAATAAATGCTATAATAAATATTAATTAATAACAATTACAACTACAACTAAGGGGTGTTTATTATGATATTTGTAGAGTATCCAAAATGTACAACATGCAAAAGGGCAAAGAAATTTTTAACTGATAATAATATAGAGTTTATAGATAGAAATATTATTGAGAATAATCCAACTAAAGAGGAATTAAAAGAATGGATTGAAAAAAGTGGATTACCTATTAATAAATTTTTCAATACTTGTGGGAAACTATATAGAGAAATGGGTCTAAAAGATAAAGTTAAAACTTTAAAAGAAGATGAGTTATTAGATATATTAGCATCAGATGGAATGTTAGTTAAAAGACCTATACTAGTTAATTCTGATAAAGTATTAATAGGATTTAAAGAAGAAAATTGGATAGAAGCAACTAAATAGTAAATATTAAAAAGCATTAAAAGTCAAAGGATAAAAACTATTAATACAATGCAAAAAAGGGAGTCTGTATGTGGATAGCTCCTTTTTTTCTTTGTTTTTAACTCTTTTTCTAATTTTACAAAGAAAAAAATAGAAACTATAATAACTATATATTGTGCTACTTAGATGTAGAACTGAAAAATAATACTATATATAGTACAGGGGGATTCTATGGATTATTTATTAAATATTTGCGATTTAGCATTAAACGGAATAGTTAGTGAAGATGGGCTTTATACAAGAGAAAAGCTTATGAATTCACTAAAACATATAATTAGACCAAATATGAACAAGGATGAAATAAGAGATTCTATAATTCAAGTAGCATTGGAACTTACATCAGATATAGAACCTAATTGGCAATATGTAGCCTCAAAGATATATGTTAATAAATTATATGATGAGGTTAAAAGAGATAGAAATTTAAGTATTGAAGATAATCCTTATGAAGATTTATATAGCTTTATAACCATGCTTACTAATAAAGGTTTGTATGGTAGATATATATTAGAGAACTATAGCCAAGAAGATATATTAGAACTTGAAAAAGAAATCAAACCAGAAAGAGATTTCTTATTTACTTATAGTGGTATTAATCTTTTATCAAAGAGATATTTAATACAAGATTTTAATAGAAAGCCATTAGAATTACCACAGCAAATGTTTATGGGAATAGCCATGCATTTAGCAATTCCTGAAACAAAGGAAAATAGAGTAAAGTGGGCAAAGAGGTTTTATGATGTTTTAAGTTCATTAAAGGCAACTATGGCAACTCCAACAATGTCTAATGCGAGAAAGCCTTTTTATCAATTAAGCTCATGTTTTATAGATACTGTTGATGATAGTTTAAAAGGTATATATAAATCATTAGATAACTTTGCCGAGGTATCTAAATTTGGTGGAGGAATGGGAATATACTTAGGAAAAGTAAGAGCATTAGAGTCACCAATTAGAGGTTTTAAAGGTGCATCTGGAGGCGTAGTTCCATGGATTAAATTGTTTAACGATACAGCTATAGCAGTAGATCAATTAGGTGTTAGAAACGGATCAGTTGCAATATGGTTAGATGCATGGCATAAAGATGTACCAGAATTCTTACAATTAAAAACTAATAATGGTGATGATAGAAAAAAAGCACATGACATATTCCCAGGACTTTGTTATCCTGATTTGTTTTGGAAACTTGCTGAAAATGATATAAATGCTAAGTGGTATATGATGTGTCCACATGAAATTAGATTAGCAAAAGGATATTCATTAGAAGATTTTTATGGGGAAGAATGGGAAAAGAAATATTTTGAATGTGTAGAAGATGAAAGAATAAATAAAAGAGTTATGTCTGTTAAAGATATAGTTAGATTAATAATAAAAAGTGCAGCAGAAACAGGAACACCATTTGCATTTTACAGAGATACAGTAAATAAAATGAATCCTAATAAACATGAAGGTATAATATACTCTTCAAATTTATGTACAGAAATTATGCAAAATATGAGTGCTATGAATATTCAAAAATCGCAAATAAAAGATGAGAATGGAGATACCATAGTAATAGAAAAGATTAAATCTGGAGATTTTGTTGTATGTAATCTTTCATCAGTTGTATTGGGAAATGTAGATGTAAATAATGATGAAGAGCTAGGGTACGTTGTAGAAACTCAAATTAGAGCTATGGATAATGTTATAGATTTAAATTATTATTCCGTTCCTTTTGCTGAGATTACAAATAAAAAATATAGAGCTATAGGACTTGGAACTAGTGGATATCATCATATGTTAGCTAATAATTTTATACACTGGACAGATGACGAACATGCTAAGTTTGCAGATAAAATTTATGAGAGAATAAATTATCATGCAATAAAATCAAGTATGAATATAGCAAAAGAAAAGGGAACTTATAGCTGTTTCAAAAATTCAGATTGGCAAACTGGAGAATATTTCACTCTTAGAGGATATAATACTAAAGAATGGGACGAATTAAGAGAAGACATTAGTATCTATGGAATGAGAAATGGATATCTTATGGCGATAGCTCCAAATGGTTCAACTGCAACTATAGCAGGAACTTCAGAAGGGGTAGATCCAGTTATGGCAAGATTTTGGTTAGAAGAGAAGAAAGGAAGTATAATTCCTAAAACAGCACCTGATTTAAGTGAAGAAAATTATTGGTATTATAACTCAGCTTATAATTTAGATCAAAAATGGTGTGTAAAAATAAATGGTATAAGACAGAGACATATAGATCAAGGTCAATCATTCAATTTATATATAACAACTGATTATACAATGAGACAAATAATGAATTTATATATAGAAGCATGTAAATCAGGGGTGAAGTCAATTTATTATGTACGTTCTAAATCATTAACTGTAGGTGATTGTGAAAGTTGTTCAGCATAATGTAATAGAGGTAAATATAATAGGAGGATAAAATAATGTCAATAAATAAAAAACCTCTTTTTAACGAAATGGGAGATATAGAAATATCTAAAAAGAGAATAATAAATGGAAATACAACAAACTTAAATGATTTTAATAATATGAAATACTCTTGGGTTTCAGAATGGTATAGGCAAGCAATGAATAATTTTTGGATACCAGAGGAAATAAATTTAGCTCAAGATTTAAAAGATTATAATAAACTTACTGAAGATGAAAGAATAGCCTATGATAAGATTCTATCATTTTTAATCTTCCTAGATTCTATACAAACTGCGAATTTGTCTAACATAAATAATTACATAACTGCAAGTGAAGTAAACCTTTGTTTAACAATACAAGCTTTTCAAGAAGCTGTTCATTCTCAAAGTTATAGCTATATGTTGGATACTATATGTTCACCAGAAAAGAGAAATGAAATTTTATATCAATGGAAAGATGATAAAATTCTTTTAGAAAGAAATAAGTTTATAGGTAATTTATATAATGATTTTCTAGAAAATCCAACAGAAGGAAATCTCTTAAGAACAATAATGGCTAACTATATTTTAGAAGGTATATATTTTTATTCAGGATTTATGTTTTTCTATAATTTAGAGAGGAACGGAAAAATGCCTGGATCTGCTCAAGAGATAAGATATATAAATAGAGATGAAAATACTCATTTATGGTTATTTAGAAACATATTAAAGGAATTACAAGAAGAGAGACCAGAAATATTTACAGATTCTATGAAACAAGAATTAATAGATATGATGCGAACTGGGGTTGAACATGAAATAGCATGGGGACATTATGTTATAGGAGATAACATACAAGGATTAAATAAGACACTTATAGATAATTATATAAAATATCTAGGTAATCTAAGAATGAAAGCTATAGGATTTGAAGATATATATGAAGGATATAATAAAAATCCAGCTATGTGGGTAGATATTTTAGCAGATGCAAATTCTGTTAAAACAGATTTTTTTGAAGCAAAGTCAACTGCATATGCAAAGGCTGGAGCCTTGATAGATGATTTATAAATTAAAGAAAGTATGCCTTAAATATAAACTAGTATTTAGGGCATACTTTTTATAAATAGAAAATTAAATTAGTACTTAAATTTAATAACTATTTCTTTTATTTCACCTTTAGAATTTTTTCTAGTTTTAAAGTCTCTGATATCAGGGAAGTCATTTTCTAATTGATAATTTAATTCATTAATAGTAGCTTTTGTTTTTTTAGATAAATCATTATCTTCGACTACAATAAAACGTTCTTTTTTAGTTGTAATTTCTTCAAGAACATCATCAATAATTACATAATAATTAGGACCTTCTTCTATAACTGGATACTCTTTATTTAGAGTAAGTGTAGTACAAAGAGAATTGTTTATACATTTAATTAACATATTAATATCCCTCCATAATAAAAAATTATTTTCTTTAGTATACAATATTATCCAATATAAATAAATAATTAAATGTATAAATTTTAAAAAATGTAAAATACTACAAAAAAGAAGAGGTGATAATATAAATAAAAAAATGTAAAATTTTCAAAAGAAATCGTTTGTTTTATAACAAAAATTCGTCAAAAAACAGTATGAATTGATAAATTTACTAAAAAATCCTGTAAAAACTCATGATATTTTATTAACATATAAAAAAAATATGGTATAATACAA from Clostridium septicum includes these protein-coding regions:
- a CDS encoding fumarate hydratase — protein: MREISVNEIVNSVKKLCIESNYYLSNDIKRELEKAESEEKWPIAKDILEKIILNSNIANENDIPICQDTGMACVFIEIGQDVHIIGGSLEEAINEGVRKGYEEGFLRKSVVKDPINRVNTKDNTPAVIYYNIVQGNNIKITVSPKGFGSENMSQIKMLKPSDGLDGVKEFILRVVKEAGANSCPPMVIGVGIGGTFDKAAYLAKKALLRPICIRNKDKFYKELEEELVYKINKLGIGPQGFGGKTTALGLNIETFPTHIAGLPVAVNINCHATRHKEIIL
- a CDS encoding Fe-S-containing hydro-lyase; its protein translation is MVKKIQTPLTKEKVKSLKSGDIVLLSGIIYSARDAAHKRFLELLEENEELPLDVKNQIIYYVGPSPAKPGEVIGSAGPTTSYRMDAYTPKLLDLGLIGMIGKGERGQDVIDSIMKNKSIYFGAIGGAAALISQSIVSSEVVAYEDLGAEAIRRLQVKDMPLIVIIDSQGNNLYRHGQDEYLNHNK
- a CDS encoding YitT family protein, which produces MLSKLKENKTVLLDFFLMVVGCLIASLGVNLFLVNARLLSGGATGVALILEYAAGVPSGVTVFIINIPLFFLSYKMLSRRFTIYSAIGMVSLSLSLIITKPLSQLVRVDDILLYCIYGGVMCGLGYGLVFLRNGSTGGTDILAMVLRKKYSNLEIGKLSFSINFIIVIIGAIIFGLPKALYTLISIFIQGIVVDKVISGFNSKKLLLVLSDKEQDIVNYVIKDLHRGATSLLAQGEYTHEFKKMLYIAVTSSQMISLKNKILKIDPKAFISILDVSEVNGKGFHGI
- a CDS encoding response regulator transcription factor, whose product is MFNVLVVDDEKEIRDAIDIYLRGEGMKVYKAKDGIEALEILDTEKIHLIVLDIMMPRLDGIKTCLKIRESKNLPIIMLSAKGEDSDKILGLNVGADDYVAKPFNHLELVARVKSQLRRYQKPLDMDEQSEDIIEVKDLVINSKEKTITLRGEDIKVTATEFKILYLLASNLGKVFSIKEIYEKVWEEPFYRSENTVTVHIRRIREKIEINTKEPEYIKVVWGVGYKIEREN
- a CDS encoding sensor histidine kinase, encoding MKEKIKNYLRGVWGAEIVIVIILIITLVSSYNKTFSGKLASMGAGTFDALFHPENYIRARIFYDSQNISEHIYDLTNNLQNMTPIVEENNFKNQNYLYSDKINYIILDNSTGRFTTNDSKFNSYVEKNKGSKFISEDTIKDFINENKLASITIDNKNKFNYYVNNTKESILKKDLGKYTEIYYQEPLAYSYIIKTESVTAQVMILAIILTVLLAIKVLINLTFNRQNIHLEIKAISKLIYVLKYGFKYKATRNKILISLFGAAGVIVAYLYLVAGIRSQNVLVTFLTTYPFKGTLIIVLIPLLCVLYSLKKSLDISIINDGLKKLNAGDFEYNLKNYGEREVKELVENINQIKDGYKIAVVEKVKNEKLKTELISNVSHDLKTPLTSIINYVNILKDPNITEDERRDYLLILEKKSMKLKLLIEDLFEVSKLNSGRMTINRHVIDIVSLVYQGVGEYSNLYEDKNINFKVNSNKEEIFVNLDGKLMSRLFENIIINSLKYSLENTRVYIDILENDDDVEISFKNVSNYEMDFSTEEIFERFVRADKSRTSLVEGSGIGLAIAKSIVELHGGSINIEVEGDMFKLYIVIPKK
- a CDS encoding arsenate reductase family protein, with the translated sequence MIFVEYPKCTTCKRAKKFLTDNNIEFIDRNIIENNPTKEELKEWIEKSGLPINKFFNTCGKLYREMGLKDKVKTLKEDELLDILASDGMLVKRPILVNSDKVLIGFKEENWIEATK
- a CDS encoding ribonucleoside-diphosphate reductase subunit alpha — its product is MDYLLNICDLALNGIVSEDGLYTREKLMNSLKHIIRPNMNKDEIRDSIIQVALELTSDIEPNWQYVASKIYVNKLYDEVKRDRNLSIEDNPYEDLYSFITMLTNKGLYGRYILENYSQEDILELEKEIKPERDFLFTYSGINLLSKRYLIQDFNRKPLELPQQMFMGIAMHLAIPETKENRVKWAKRFYDVLSSLKATMATPTMSNARKPFYQLSSCFIDTVDDSLKGIYKSLDNFAEVSKFGGGMGIYLGKVRALESPIRGFKGASGGVVPWIKLFNDTAIAVDQLGVRNGSVAIWLDAWHKDVPEFLQLKTNNGDDRKKAHDIFPGLCYPDLFWKLAENDINAKWYMMCPHEIRLAKGYSLEDFYGEEWEKKYFECVEDERINKRVMSVKDIVRLIIKSAAETGTPFAFYRDTVNKMNPNKHEGIIYSSNLCTEIMQNMSAMNIQKSQIKDENGDTIVIEKIKSGDFVVCNLSSVVLGNVDVNNDEELGYVVETQIRAMDNVIDLNYYSVPFAEITNKKYRAIGLGTSGYHHMLANNFIHWTDDEHAKFADKIYERINYHAIKSSMNIAKEKGTYSCFKNSDWQTGEYFTLRGYNTKEWDELREDISIYGMRNGYLMAIAPNGSTATIAGTSEGVDPVMARFWLEEKKGSIIPKTAPDLSEENYWYYNSAYNLDQKWCVKINGIRQRHIDQGQSFNLYITTDYTMRQIMNLYIEACKSGVKSIYYVRSKSLTVGDCESCSA
- a CDS encoding ribonucleotide-diphosphate reductase subunit beta: MSINKKPLFNEMGDIEISKKRIINGNTTNLNDFNNMKYSWVSEWYRQAMNNFWIPEEINLAQDLKDYNKLTEDERIAYDKILSFLIFLDSIQTANLSNINNYITASEVNLCLTIQAFQEAVHSQSYSYMLDTICSPEKRNEILYQWKDDKILLERNKFIGNLYNDFLENPTEGNLLRTIMANYILEGIYFYSGFMFFYNLERNGKMPGSAQEIRYINRDENTHLWLFRNILKELQEERPEIFTDSMKQELIDMMRTGVEHEIAWGHYVIGDNIQGLNKTLIDNYIKYLGNLRMKAIGFEDIYEGYNKNPAMWVDILADANSVKTDFFEAKSTAYAKAGALIDDL